In one window of Danaus plexippus chromosome 7, MEX_DaPlex, whole genome shotgun sequence DNA:
- the LOC116770744 gene encoding uncharacterized protein LOC116770744, with protein MKAILCLFLLSAAAVYGAEEKKNEKRGLLGLGYGAPLLGHGLDLYGGHGLSLYGGHGLGLYGGHGLSIASAPIVSHSVALPAPIISHSIATPIIDHGLIGGHLGGHGLIGGPLLGLGHGWR; from the exons ATGAAGGCTATT cTGTGTTTATTCCTACTGTCGGCGGCTGCAGTCTACGGAGCCGAGGAGAAGAAGAATGAGAAGCGCGGTCTTCTCGGTCTAGGGTACGGCGCTCCGCTGCTCGGACACGGGCTCGATTTGTACGGAGGACACGGGCTCAGTCTGTACGGAGGACACGGGCTCGGTCTGTACGGAGGACACGGGCTGAGCATCGCCTCGGCTCCCATCGTCAGTCATAGCGTCGCCCTGCCCGCTCCCATCATAAGCCATAGCATCGCGACTCCCATAATAGACCACGGTCTCATCGGCGGTCACCTCGGAGGTCACGGTCTGATAGGAGGACCTCTCCTAGGTCTCGGTCATGGCTGGCGTTAA